The Thermocrinis ruber genome has a window encoding:
- a CDS encoding 5-formyltetrahydrofolate cyclo-ligase has translation MKVLSKKELRHRIRNLRRSLPTQEYQQLSRAIVENIRSLEPFKSARVILAFCPFDGEPDISPLLEEILREGKDLLIPKVEHDSMKLCKLRSLENLAPGSFCLLEPTQCEEVEPELVELALVPGVAFDLKGCRLGMGKGFYDKILGRIRGFKVGVAFSFQVFEEIPCDPWDQRVDAIATEETIIYRR, from the coding sequence ATGAAAGTTCTGAGCAAAAAAGAATTAAGGCATAGAATAAGAAACCTACGGAGGAGTCTGCCCACTCAGGAATACCAACAGCTCTCAAGGGCTATAGTGGAAAACATAAGGAGTTTGGAGCCTTTTAAGTCTGCAAGAGTGATCTTAGCCTTTTGCCCCTTTGACGGAGAACCGGACATATCACCTCTTTTGGAGGAAATCCTCAGAGAAGGCAAAGACCTTTTAATCCCAAAAGTAGAGCACGATAGTATGAAGCTGTGCAAGCTCAGATCTCTTGAGAACTTAGCCCCTGGCAGTTTTTGCCTTCTTGAGCCTACCCAGTGTGAAGAGGTGGAACCGGAACTGGTGGAGCTTGCCCTTGTGCCCGGGGTAGCCTTTGACCTTAAGGGCTGTAGGCTTGGGATGGGTAAAGGCTTTTACGACAAGATTTTGGGGAGGATAAGAGGGTTCAAGGTGGGAGTAGCCTTTAGCTTTCAGGTTTTTGAAGAAATTCCCTGCGATCCTTGGGACCAAAGGGTGGATGCCATAGCCACCGAAGAAACCATAATCTACAGGAGGTAG
- a CDS encoding DUF29 family protein, producing MELKIQQLKELYEKDFLLLLEENLKLLENKEYDLVDWDNLLEEIRHIGQRHLDAVISQMV from the coding sequence ATGGAACTAAAAATCCAACAACTCAAGGAGCTCTACGAAAAAGACTTTCTACTTTTGTTGGAAGAGAATTTAAAGCTTTTGGAAAACAAAGAATACGACCTCGTAGATTGGGATAACCTTTTGGAGGAGATAAGGCACATAGGACAAAGGCATTTGGATGCGGTCATAAGCCAAATGGTTTGA
- the pheT gene encoding phenylalanine--tRNA ligase subunit beta, which yields MKAPLSWLAEFVDLKGLSPEDIAQGLTLRSVETSVEVWEQSVDGVVFGKVLKVENHPQKQELKVCKVDVGDVVQVVTRDQEIKEGDGVLVALPGARVGDRVISKRDFSGVVSEGMLLSAQELGLEDSSQGVLVIEEKFSPGTPAKDVLGFGEYVLEVEITPNRGDLLSILGLAREISALFDLPLKEPQDKTFEDFGSVEVRIEDPDCKRYRAVLIEGVQVKPSPLWLRRRLWQCGIRSINNVVDITNYVMLERGQPLHAFDWEKIEGPVVIRRAKKGEKINTLMGVEKELSEENLVIADSEKILALGGVVGGLESGVREHTKSILLEGAYFEPFRIRRSARSLGVQTESSYRFERNVDIQSLKKHQDRAVGLILQLTGGEVRAVKDIYPKPYEPKRIFLSFGKFKRYAGEELDPEGGLKVLQKLGFDVRVQNCGFEVLVPAFRSFDVQGDADIVEELLRVKGYDNLRAERLLVPSKPKVKDKLEREIKNFLKARGFFEVLNFSFEGKRLYETLGLKSPTLEIINPLVKEERFLRTSLVPSLINSYLRNRRKFIQQIALFEVGKVFFEEGEGRRLGILSNMHTLQEFRSLVSDLLHSMEVLHTSQGSKFSFLHPNLQVSLWVEGEEIGFLGLLNPLLERELDLKEKVLIAELDLDRLKPKRAQYMPFSNYPPVVRDITLVMDKGLPVDKLIMHIRKLEEVEDLKVVSVWTDERVLGEGKKSVSFRLFLRSLKGSLSDEEANQLVFGLVEDLKKEFGVSLR from the coding sequence ATGAAGGCACCTCTAAGCTGGCTTGCGGAGTTCGTGGATTTAAAAGGACTATCCCCGGAGGACATAGCCCAAGGGCTCACCCTGAGGAGCGTGGAAACCTCCGTGGAAGTGTGGGAGCAATCGGTAGATGGAGTGGTCTTTGGGAAGGTTCTAAAGGTAGAAAACCATCCACAAAAGCAAGAACTAAAGGTTTGCAAGGTGGATGTGGGAGATGTGGTGCAGGTGGTCACAAGGGACCAAGAAATAAAGGAGGGGGATGGTGTGCTGGTGGCACTACCGGGGGCAAGGGTAGGCGATAGGGTTATTTCTAAGAGAGACTTCTCTGGTGTGGTTTCTGAGGGTATGCTTCTTTCTGCACAGGAACTTGGTTTGGAGGATAGTAGTCAGGGAGTTCTTGTGATTGAAGAAAAGTTCAGTCCCGGAACGCCCGCCAAGGATGTCCTTGGTTTTGGTGAGTATGTCTTGGAGGTGGAAATTACTCCAAACAGAGGAGACCTGCTGAGCATCCTAGGTCTTGCCAGAGAGATCTCTGCCCTGTTTGATTTACCCTTAAAAGAGCCACAAGACAAAACCTTTGAGGACTTTGGTTCGGTGGAAGTACGCATAGAAGACCCAGACTGCAAAAGATACAGGGCGGTGTTGATAGAAGGAGTGCAGGTAAAGCCCTCTCCCCTCTGGCTCAGACGTAGGCTCTGGCAGTGCGGAATAAGGAGCATAAACAATGTGGTGGATATAACCAACTATGTGATGTTAGAGAGGGGACAGCCCTTGCACGCCTTTGACTGGGAAAAAATAGAGGGTCCAGTGGTAATAAGGAGGGCAAAAAAGGGAGAAAAGATCAACACCCTCATGGGTGTAGAAAAGGAGCTCTCGGAGGAAAACTTGGTCATAGCGGACAGTGAAAAGATCCTTGCCTTAGGGGGTGTTGTGGGAGGTTTGGAGAGTGGTGTGAGGGAGCATACAAAAAGCATTCTCCTTGAGGGTGCGTACTTTGAACCTTTTAGAATCAGGAGGTCTGCCAGGTCCTTGGGTGTGCAAACGGAGAGCTCTTACCGATTTGAGAGGAATGTGGATATTCAGTCTTTAAAGAAACATCAAGACAGGGCGGTAGGTTTGATCCTCCAACTGACGGGCGGTGAAGTGAGGGCGGTAAAGGATATATACCCTAAACCTTACGAACCCAAGAGAATCTTTCTCTCCTTTGGAAAGTTCAAGAGGTACGCAGGGGAAGAGTTGGACCCAGAGGGTGGGCTAAAGGTTCTGCAAAAACTTGGTTTTGATGTGAGGGTGCAGAATTGTGGCTTTGAGGTGCTGGTTCCAGCCTTCAGAAGCTTTGACGTGCAGGGAGATGCGGATATAGTGGAGGAACTTTTGAGGGTAAAGGGCTACGACAATCTTCGGGCGGAGCGTCTTCTTGTCCCCTCCAAGCCAAAGGTAAAGGATAAGTTGGAGAGGGAGATAAAAAATTTCCTGAAGGCAAGGGGCTTTTTTGAAGTGCTCAACTTTTCCTTTGAGGGAAAAAGGCTCTATGAAACCTTAGGTCTAAAAAGCCCAACCCTTGAGATCATCAACCCCCTGGTAAAAGAGGAAAGGTTCCTGCGCACATCCCTGGTCCCATCCTTGATCAACTCATACCTAAGAAACAGAAGGAAATTTATCCAACAGATAGCCCTCTTTGAGGTGGGTAAAGTATTTTTTGAAGAGGGAGAAGGTAGAAGGCTTGGTATCCTTTCCAACATGCATACTCTGCAGGAGTTTAGGAGCTTGGTTTCAGACCTCCTGCACTCGATGGAGGTGTTGCACACCTCTCAGGGGTCCAAATTTTCCTTTTTACATCCAAACCTACAGGTTAGCCTTTGGGTGGAAGGGGAGGAAATTGGCTTTTTGGGACTTTTGAACCCCCTCTTGGAAAGAGAGTTAGACCTAAAGGAAAAGGTCCTGATAGCGGAGTTGGACCTTGATAGGCTCAAACCCAAGAGGGCTCAGTATATGCCCTTTTCCAACTATCCGCCGGTGGTCAGGGACATTACCCTGGTTATGGACAAAGGGCTACCGGTGGATAAATTAATTATGCATATAAGGAAGCTGGAAGAGGTGGAAGATTTGAAGGTGGTTAGTGTTTGGACAGATGAGCGCGTACTCGGGGAAGGCAAGAAAAGCGTTAGCTTTAGGCTCTTTCTGAGGAGCTTGAAAGGTAGTTTATCTGACGAAGAAGCCAACCAATTGGTCTTTGGGTTGGTGGAGGATTTAAAGAAAGAGTTTGGTGTGAGCTTAAGGTAA
- the amrS gene encoding AmmeMemoRadiSam system radical SAM enzyme, with amino-acid sequence MMRIAWMSEKKDQKVLCKACMQRCVLKEGEYGKCGVRLNRGGELYLTVYGLVSALNIDPVEKKPLYHFLPGTATLSLGTVGCNLSCKFCQNWEISQYPQLNNYRVFGEEYSPQEIVSIAERFNIPSISYTYNEPVIFFEFAYDIMKLAYERGIKNIFVSSGYETEEVLERSVPFLSAMNIDLKSFSDDFYQRICGARLKPVLKTIEKAYKLGIWIEITTLLIPGYNDSEGEIRAITRFIRELSPDIPWHISRFFPAYLMGDLPPTPVSTLKRAYEIGKEEGLRYVYVGNYADQSLTSTYCPSCGHIVIERSGYLGERVKVKLREGKCEVCGFEIAGVWG; translated from the coding sequence ATGATGAGGATAGCTTGGATGTCGGAGAAGAAGGACCAAAAGGTGCTTTGTAAGGCGTGTATGCAAAGGTGCGTTTTAAAGGAGGGAGAGTATGGCAAATGCGGAGTGAGGCTAAACAGAGGAGGAGAGCTCTATCTTACTGTTTATGGTTTAGTCTCAGCCTTGAACATAGACCCTGTGGAGAAAAAGCCTCTTTATCACTTTCTTCCCGGAACTGCCACCCTTTCTCTGGGCACCGTAGGATGCAACCTGTCCTGTAAGTTTTGCCAAAACTGGGAGATATCCCAGTATCCCCAACTGAACAATTACAGGGTCTTTGGAGAGGAATACTCTCCTCAGGAGATTGTGAGCATTGCGGAAAGGTTTAATATACCCTCCATATCTTACACCTACAACGAGCCCGTGATATTCTTTGAGTTTGCCTACGATATTATGAAGCTTGCTTATGAGAGGGGCATAAAGAACATATTCGTTTCCAGTGGTTATGAGACGGAGGAGGTGCTTGAAAGGTCTGTGCCATTCCTTTCCGCAATGAACATAGACCTAAAGTCCTTCTCCGATGATTTTTATCAAAGGATATGCGGGGCAAGGTTAAAACCCGTTCTAAAAACCATAGAGAAGGCTTATAAGCTGGGCATATGGATAGAGATCACCACCCTTCTGATACCCGGCTACAACGATTCAGAAGGTGAAATTAGGGCAATAACAAGGTTCATAAGAGAGCTTTCTCCGGACATTCCCTGGCACATATCCAGGTTTTTCCCAGCCTATCTAATGGGAGACCTACCACCCACACCTGTGTCCACCCTTAAAAGGGCTTATGAGATAGGAAAGGAGGAGGGGCTTAGGTATGTGTATGTGGGGAACTATGCAGACCAAAGCTTAACCTCCACTTACTGTCCATCCTGTGGGCACATAGTTATAGAAAGGAGCGGATACTTGGGAGAACGGGTAAAGGTAAAACTCAGGGAAGGTAAGTGTGAGGTTTGTGGTTTTGAGATAGCGGGGGTTTGGGGCTAA
- the amrB gene encoding AmmeMemoRadiSam system protein B, which produces MKVRKPAVAGSFYPKDPETLKSLVDKLLEKNTKEEPVGVISPHAGYVYSGKVAGKVLGLLGGKELKVLLIGPSHFVDFEGISFGDYQFFETPLGRVKVDWERIEEFLRLYRLPHALDNRPHMWEHSLEVQLPFLQRLSPNLTIVPIVYGRIDPETLAEFMEFFLEDDTHFVVSSDLSHYYPEEIARWIDEHCHRGIVEGDRESLKTCEACGKVGILASLIIAQRKKLKPKLIAYDTSASAFGDKKAVVGYGGYAFFQ; this is translated from the coding sequence GTGAAGGTAAGAAAACCTGCAGTAGCAGGAAGTTTTTATCCAAAGGATCCAGAAACTCTGAAAAGCTTGGTGGATAAGCTGTTGGAAAAGAACACCAAAGAAGAGCCTGTCGGGGTCATATCTCCCCATGCGGGATATGTATACAGTGGCAAAGTGGCGGGAAAGGTCCTTGGGCTTTTGGGTGGAAAGGAGCTAAAGGTACTGCTGATTGGACCATCGCACTTTGTGGATTTTGAAGGTATATCCTTCGGTGATTACCAATTTTTTGAAACACCCTTGGGAAGGGTAAAGGTAGATTGGGAAAGAATTGAAGAGTTTTTGAGGCTATACCGGTTACCTCATGCTTTGGACAATAGACCCCATATGTGGGAACATTCTTTGGAAGTTCAACTGCCCTTCCTGCAGAGACTATCTCCAAACTTAACCATAGTGCCCATTGTTTATGGTAGGATTGACCCGGAAACTTTAGCGGAGTTTATGGAATTCTTCTTAGAGGATGACACACACTTCGTGGTAAGCTCTGACCTAAGCCACTATTACCCGGAGGAGATCGCAAGGTGGATAGACGAACACTGCCACAGGGGTATTGTTGAAGGAGATAGAGAAAGCCTAAAAACATGCGAAGCTTGTGGTAAGGTTGGCATCCTTGCATCCCTCATAATAGCCCAAAGGAAAAAGCTAAAGCCCAAGCTGATAGCTTACGACACCTCCGCCTCCGCCTTTGGAGATAAAAAGGCAGTGGTAGGCTACGGAGGTTATGCTTTTTTCCAATAG